A genomic segment from Gracilinanus agilis isolate LMUSP501 chromosome 1, AgileGrace, whole genome shotgun sequence encodes:
- the C1H16orf54 gene encoding transmembrane protein C16orf54 homolog encodes MSGPLEQLPGQMEDPVMPQPSQWPPILCGPCIPIMLALALLAAIFLLATAVLAERLFRRSLRSDPGVQRPSLVWRPGGELWIEPVGTPHERSEDWYGAIAPLLHAQVTETPIPRGTLEAQATAPIPDSPPCPSVLPWAPESPGSTFWMANPWEERPRTTGLVGWCEPQPGPEPLTSPFYGSHRPGSPEPEWGLQPRVTLEQISAFWRRENRASGGP; translated from the coding sequence aTGTCTGGACCTCTGGAACAGCTTCCTGGGCAGATGGAGGACCCAGTCATGCCCCAACCCTCCCAGTGGCCCCCTATCCTGTGTGGACCCTGCATTCCTATCATGTTGGCCCTGGCCTTGCTGGCTGCTATCTTCCTCCTGGCCACCGCAGTCCTGGCTGAACGCCTGTTCCGCCGTTCTCTCAGATCAGATCCTGGTGTCCAGAGACCTAGCCTGGTCTGGCGTCCAGGTGGGGAGCTGTGGATTGAGCCTGTGGGGACACCCCATGAACGATCTGAAGACTGGTATGGTGCAATAGCCCCTCTTCTGCACGCCCAGGTTACTGAAACCCCTATTCCTAGGGGAACTTTAGAGGCACAAGCTACAGCACCTATTCCAGATTCTCCTCCCTGTCCCTCAGTTCTACCCTGGGCCCCTGAGTCTCCTGGTAgcacattctggatggcaaatcCTTGGGAAGAAAGGCCACGGACTACTGGTCTAGTAGGTTGGTGTGAGCCACAGCCAGGGCCAGAACCCTTAACTTCGCCATTTTATGGCAGCCACAGGCCAGGGAGCCCTGAGCCTGAATGGGGCCTACAACCACGGGTAACTCTGGAGCAGATCTCAGCTTTCTGGAGAAGAGAGAACAGGGCCAGTGGAGGACCCTGA